Proteins encoded within one genomic window of Solea senegalensis isolate Sse05_10M linkage group LG11, IFAPA_SoseM_1, whole genome shotgun sequence:
- the edn3b gene encoding endothelin-3b, with translation MARISSILAKIMLFRVLVLILLQGVLTSDDTVVRSEASSGGLPHSSGLLGSGEPARLKLSAGAETKSRPKRCTCYSYKDKECVYYCHLDIIWINTPERTVPYGMSSYPGPQRTRRALARQQTERCMCARDTDLKCHDFCLTSVLKTVPPRSLHRVAGPG, from the exons ATGGCAAGGATATCGTCCATCCTCGCTAAAATCATGCTTTTCAGAGTACTGGTTTTAATCCTCTTACAAG GTGTGTTGACGTCTGACGATACAGTGGTTAGATCAGAGGCCAGCTCTGGAGGTCTGCCACACTCAAGCGGGCTGCTTGGCTCCGGGGAACCCGCGCGTCTGAAGCTGTCTGCGGGTGCGGAGACTAAGTCCAGACCCAAGCGCTGCACCTGTTATTCCTACAAGGATAAAGAGTGCGTCTACTACTGCCATTTGGATATCATCTGGATCAACACTCCCGA ACGCACTGTGCCCTATGGAATGTCGAGCTACCCAGGTCCGCAGCGAACCAGACGTGCGCTCGCCAGGCAACAGACTGAGCGTTGCATGTGTGCGCGTGACACAGACCTCAAGTGCCACGATTTCTGTCTGACGAG TGTTCTGAAGACAGTGCCACCCAGGAGTCTCCACAGAGTTGCTGGCCCTGGATGA
- the ttll9 gene encoding probable tubulin polyglutamylase TTLL9, which yields MCASVSKNKTSGYKGSTDCCKNEEREGKTCVRYKCILPNSIQNVLRQRPGWVEVRDDSEWDFNWCDVGWLRENYDHLYMDEHVRINHFRNHYELTRKNLMVKNLKRYRKVLDRDIGHMEASRCDFFPCTFALPSEYHLFVEEFKRCPGSTWIMKPVAKSQGKGIFLFRKLKDIMEWKKDGARSEEQKESAQVESYVAQRYIENPYLINGRKFDLRVYILVTSYAPLKAWLYRDGFARFSSTRFSLSSIDDKYMHLTNVAVQKTAPDYDPEKGCKWQMQQLRRYLTAKHGRAAVETLFTEMDNIFVRSLRSVQKVMINDKHCFELYGYDILLDVNLKPWLIEVNASPSYTPSGQEDYEMKCRLLEDTLNVVDMEGRLTGKEKRVGGYDLMWNDGPVYREDANLETFGSSCFTANTHLGCVNDRERQLRQLLKPYPGQKRI from the exons ATGTGTGCATCCGTGTCAAAGAATAAG ACATCTGGATACAAAGGTTCAACGGACTGCTGCAAAAACGAAGAGCG GGAGGGAAAGACTTGTGTGCGTTACAAATGTATCCTGCCCAATTCCATCCAGAATGTCCTGCGCCAAAGACCAGGCTGGGTTGAAgtcagaga tgacagtgagtgggATTTCAACTGGTGTGACGTCGGCTGGCTCAGGGAGAATTATGATCACTTGtacatggatgaacatgtaaGGATAAACCACTTTCGCAACCATTATGAG TTGACGCGCAAGAACCTCATGGTGAAAAACCTCAAAAGGTACAGGAAAGTTCTTGACAGAGATATAGGCCACATGGAGGCATCGAGGTGTGACTTTTTCCCCTGCACCTTTGCACTGCCCAGCGAGTATCACCTCTTTGTAGAGGAGTTCAAAAGATGTCCTGGCAGCACGTGGATCATGAAGCCG GTGGCAAAATCTCAAGGGAAAGGCATTTTCCTGTTCAGGAAACTGAAAGATATCATGGAATGGAAGAAG GATGGTGCCCGCTCAGAAGAGCAGAAGGAATCAGCTCAGGTGGAAAGCTATGTGGCACAGCGCTACATAGAGAACCCATACCTGATTAATG GGAGGAAATTTGATCTGAGGGTGTATATTCTGGTCACATCA TACGCTCCTTTGAAGGCCTGGCTGTATCGAGATGGCTTCGCCCGCTTCTCAAGCACTCGCTTCTCCCTGAGCAGTATTGATGACAAat ACATGCATCTGACCAACGTGGCTGTTCAAAAAACAGCACCTGACTATGACCCTGAAAAG GGATGTAAATGGCAGATGCAGCAGCTTCGAAGATACCTGACTGCAAAACACGGCAGAGCGGCGGTCGAGACTCTATTTACAGAGATGGATAACATCTTTGTCCGCAGTCTCCGGAGTGTACAAAAGGTCATGATAAATGACAAACACTGCTTTGAGCTCTACGGGTACGACATTCTACTGGATGTAAACCTCAAACC GTGGTTAATTGAGGTGAATGCCTCTCCCTCGTACACTCCCAGTGGTCAAGAGGATTACGAGATGAAGTGCAGACTGCTGGAAGACACTTTGAATGTTGTCGATATGGAGGGAAG GTTGACGGGCAAGGAGAAAAGGGTGGGTGGCTATGATCTCATGTGGAATGATGGGCCTGTCTATAGAGAGGATGCCAACCTCGAAACATTTGGGAGTTCATGTTTCACAGCTAACACACACTTAG GGTGTGTGAATGACAGAGAGCGGCAGCTTCGCCAGCTACTAAAACCATATCCAGGCCAGAAGAGGATATAA